TTTTTCAAGCAGAAGACGGCATACGATATTAGCTCCCGGTCTCGGCATTCCTGCTGAACCGCTCTTCCGATCTGTCACACTAGAGCTGGCCGGGCCGCTCCACCCACTTGGTCACCGTGGGCGCCTCGTAGGCGGCCATGCGCTCGAGCAGGCGGGCGGGATCGGGGTCGCACAGGAGCATGGAGCGGTGGGCGTCCTTGAGGAAGCCCTGGTCGCGCACGTGGTCCAGGAAGGCGCACAGGCCCGTGTAGTAGCCCCGGACGTCGAGCAGGGCGCAGGGCTTCTTGTGGAAGCCGAGCTGCCCCCAGGTGAAGACCTCGAAGATCTCCTCCAGCGTGCCTATGCCGCCGGGCAGGGCCACGAAGCCGTCGGCAAGCTCGGCCATGCGCGCCTTGCGCTCGTGCATGGAGGCCACGACCTCGAGCCGGGTGATGGCCGTATGGCCGAGCTCCTTGTCCGAGAGGGCCTGGGGGATGACGCCCAGGACCTCGCCGCCCCGGGCCATGACCTCGTCGGCCAGGATGCCCATGAGGCCCACGGACGAGCCGCCGTAGACCAGCCCGATGCCGCCCTCTGCGAGGGCGCGGCCCATGGACCGCGCGGTCTCGGCGTAGACCGGATCGATTCCCGGGTTGGCCCCGAGGAAGATGCAGATGCGCGAAAGCTTCATTGCCTGGCCTTTTGCGGTGCCCGGCCTCGGCCGGGGATGGCGGGTCGGCGGGGCAGCCCGTCGGCGGCTAGCGCAGGGCGAACTCGACGGCCTTGTCGGCCACGCCCAGGCGCTGGTCCTCGGGGATCATGCGCAACGTCCCGGCCAGGAGCATTCCGGCCAGGCCGTGCAGGGTGCTCCAGATGGAGATGGTCGCGACCATGGGGTCCGCGCCCTGGATGCAGCCGGCCTGCATGCAGGCCTCCACGTAGGAGCGGAACTTCCTGTAGGAGCGCATGGGCGGGAAGATCCCGTCCGGATCGTCCAAGGAAGGCGCGTCCGGCGTGTCGAACATGAGGTGGTAGTACTCCGGATGCTCCAGCGCGAAGGCGATGTAGTCGCGCGACGCGGCCTTGAGGCGCTCCACCGGGTCCGCGACGGACTCGAGCGCGGCCATGCGGTCGTAGAAGATGGCGAAGGCCCCCATGCGCAGTTCGCGCAGGATGGCGCTCTTGCCGTCGAAATAGCGGTAGATGGTGCCGGGGCTGTATTCGATGCGCTCGGCGATGCTGCGCATGGACACGGCCTTGATGCCGCCCTTGGAGAAAAGCGCCAGGGATGCGTCGAGGATCGCCCTGCGCATCCGTTCCTGTTCACGTCGTTTCCGTTCGTTGGTGCCCATGGGCGTGGCATCTACACAGAAACCCTCCCGTTGTAAACGTCGTTCAAGCGGTTGATGGGTCATTTTGTCGCACAGGCGGGGGCCCCGGGGCATCGGCTGAACGCCGCGCGGCAAGGCTCCGATCGTGCGCGGGGATCCTCAGTTTTCGCGCAGGACG
This genomic window from Desulfovibrio sp. X2 contains:
- a CDS encoding TIGR00730 family Rossman fold protein — translated: MKLSRICIFLGANPGIDPVYAETARSMGRALAEGGIGLVYGGSSVGLMGILADEVMARGGEVLGVIPQALSDKELGHTAITRLEVVASMHERKARMAELADGFVALPGGIGTLEEIFEVFTWGQLGFHKKPCALLDVRGYYTGLCAFLDHVRDQGFLKDAHRSMLLCDPDPARLLERMAAYEAPTVTKWVERPGQL
- a CDS encoding TetR/AcrR family transcriptional regulator, which gives rise to MRRAILDASLALFSKGGIKAVSMRSIAERIEYSPGTIYRYFDGKSAILRELRMGAFAIFYDRMAALESVADPVERLKAASRDYIAFALEHPEYYHLMFDTPDAPSLDDPDGIFPPMRSYRKFRSYVEACMQAGCIQGADPMVATISIWSTLHGLAGMLLAGTLRMIPEDQRLGVADKAVEFALR